From a single Streptomyces liliifuscus genomic region:
- a CDS encoding response regulator transcription factor has product MRILVVEDEVDLAHTLHTGLTAEGYSVDLAHDGRQGLWMARTGEYALVVLDLMLPGLNGYKVCAQLRREGNATPILVLTAKDGDWDQAEALDTGADDYLAKPFSYLVLVARLRALVRRAATVAPPVLAVGDLSLDVAGRVCRRAGARVELTPREFAVLELLARRAGQAVSKSDLLYHAWPDEALDPNLVEARVSALRKKVDAAFDRQSLQTVRGTGYRLVDDRERD; this is encoded by the coding sequence ATGCGCATCCTGGTGGTCGAAGACGAGGTCGACCTTGCCCACACCCTGCACACCGGTCTGACCGCCGAGGGCTACAGCGTCGACCTGGCCCACGACGGTCGGCAGGGACTGTGGATGGCCCGGACCGGTGAATACGCCCTTGTCGTACTGGACTTGATGCTGCCCGGGCTCAACGGCTACAAGGTCTGCGCCCAGTTGCGCCGGGAGGGCAACGCGACGCCGATCCTGGTGCTCACCGCCAAGGACGGGGACTGGGACCAGGCGGAGGCCCTGGACACGGGGGCCGATGACTACCTGGCCAAACCCTTCTCCTACTTGGTGCTCGTCGCACGGCTGAGGGCCCTGGTCAGACGGGCCGCCACGGTCGCGCCGCCCGTCCTTGCCGTGGGCGACCTCTCGCTGGATGTCGCCGGCCGGGTCTGCCGCCGGGCCGGGGCCCGGGTGGAACTCACGCCCAGGGAGTTCGCCGTGCTGGAGCTGCTGGCCCGCCGGGCCGGCCAGGCGGTCTCCAAATCGGATCTGCTCTATCACGCGTGGCCCGACGAAGCCCTGGATCCCAACCTGGTGGAGGCGCGCGTCAGCGCCCTCCGCAAGAAGGTGGACGCCGCCTTCGACCGGCAGTCCCTGCAGACCGTACGGGGTACCGGCTACCGACTGGTGGACGACCGTGAACGCGACTGA
- a CDS encoding glycosyltransferase family 39 protein has translation MSLAQLEIINDTKSAPQGISELSRREFLTPLLLPVLLSTLLGLWGIRRDGTVWHDEAATLGLASRSLPDLWQTLGNIDAVHGAYYLLMHGLFGLFGTDLLVLRLPSVLAGALAAAGVTALGARLSGTRVGILAGLSFALLPAVQRYSQEGRSYSLVCALVVWATYFLVSAVLGCRAPVIAGRRSPMAPWIAYGALMLAACILHQFAALALVAHAFALPNHVRRPWACTALLVVAGFAPIAALGIAQSEQVAWINGVTGGQYQRFAIQFSFAMVLSYFASSGSAGKASPEAPFSLRAIALPLFVLPTVLLVLISLYKPFYVERYVLYSLVGLALLLGAVLDRVSELGRNLRATAVIVVALAIALLIPESLKVRTPESRSDNVTDLATILSREYTPGAGILYLSVKRRAWTLAYPSLSRGMFDISQELTPAASHGLYGTELPSPEIRVRMRSSPRILVVTEPKGHRVESNGTGLMKERVLAECFTKIRTVQINGARVIIYEPRTTATEAELAVP, from the coding sequence ATGTCTCTTGCTCAGCTCGAAATTATCAACGATACGAAAAGCGCTCCTCAGGGAATTTCCGAGCTCTCACGCCGAGAATTCCTCACCCCATTGCTCTTGCCCGTTCTGCTGTCCACCCTTCTCGGTCTATGGGGAATTCGCAGAGACGGAACCGTATGGCATGACGAGGCTGCGACTCTCGGATTGGCTTCCCGTAGCCTGCCGGATCTGTGGCAGACGCTGGGCAACATAGACGCCGTGCATGGAGCGTATTACCTTCTCATGCATGGGCTGTTTGGCCTGTTCGGGACCGACCTCCTGGTGCTGCGTCTTCCGTCTGTTCTTGCCGGTGCGCTGGCGGCGGCGGGAGTCACGGCGCTCGGGGCCCGATTGTCAGGGACACGAGTCGGCATACTGGCAGGCCTTTCCTTCGCCCTACTCCCTGCTGTTCAAAGGTATTCACAGGAGGGGCGCTCGTACTCGCTCGTCTGCGCACTCGTGGTCTGGGCGACATATTTTCTTGTGAGTGCGGTACTCGGCTGTCGAGCCCCGGTAATTGCTGGGCGTAGAAGTCCGATGGCGCCGTGGATCGCATACGGTGCTCTCATGCTGGCAGCGTGCATACTGCATCAGTTCGCCGCCCTCGCCCTGGTGGCACATGCCTTTGCCCTGCCAAATCATGTGCGGCGCCCGTGGGCATGCACCGCACTCCTGGTCGTGGCGGGATTCGCGCCCATTGCGGCTCTGGGAATAGCGCAGTCTGAGCAGGTAGCATGGATCAACGGTGTCACCGGTGGTCAATACCAGCGCTTCGCAATACAATTTTCTTTCGCAATGGTGCTGTCTTATTTCGCTTCATCGGGGAGCGCCGGCAAAGCTTCTCCTGAAGCGCCTTTCAGTCTACGGGCGATCGCCCTTCCTCTGTTCGTGCTGCCCACAGTACTTCTTGTGCTGATTTCTCTTTACAAGCCGTTCTATGTAGAGAGGTACGTGCTCTACAGCCTCGTCGGCCTGGCGCTCCTCCTGGGGGCCGTGCTGGACCGTGTGTCAGAACTAGGGCGCAATCTGCGAGCGACTGCAGTGATTGTTGTCGCTTTGGCGATCGCACTGCTCATACCCGAGTCCCTCAAGGTGCGGACACCGGAAAGTCGATCGGACAACGTCACCGACCTGGCAACAATCCTGTCCAGGGAATACACTCCTGGCGCCGGAATTCTCTACTTGTCCGTGAAGAGGCGCGCCTGGACACTGGCCTACCCTTCGCTGAGCAGAGGAATGTTCGACATTTCCCAGGAGCTCACTCCGGCTGCCTCGCACGGCCTTTACGGAACCGAACTTCCTTCCCCTGAGATTCGCGTGCGCATGCGCAGCAGTCCACGAATTCTCGTGGTAACTGAGCCCAAAGGTCATCGGGTCGAAAGTAACGGGACAGGACTGATGAAAGAGAGGGTTCTGGCCGAATGTTTCACCAAGATCCGCACCGTACAAATTAACGGAGCACGAGTCATTATTTACGAGCCCCGCACAACGGCCACTGAGGCTGAACTCGCGGTGCCGTAG
- a CDS encoding DUF6924 domain-containing protein, with translation MLRLPTDHPRSNRAPLFKTIDRVGGRPLRAGEEDVRVLHEIAGRDEFAALVIRTDYGDSASWQALVRKLTQPWGERGQFHAQVHLIDDPVWAEATPDEVIAAVRRDESLSVVFMADRVTMQSSDRALLTCDVRAEDEDLDPMYYQELIDTRPPREFRSAPGAVHGVHANLSIANMDFEEFAEIASADPVGVLRPL, from the coding sequence ATGCTCCGGCTGCCGACGGATCATCCCAGAAGCAACCGTGCTCCACTGTTCAAGACGATCGACCGGGTAGGCGGAAGGCCTCTGAGGGCTGGGGAGGAAGACGTGCGCGTACTGCATGAGATTGCTGGGCGAGATGAGTTTGCCGCCTTGGTCATCAGGACCGACTACGGCGACAGTGCGTCGTGGCAGGCGTTGGTGAGGAAACTGACGCAGCCATGGGGTGAGAGAGGGCAGTTCCATGCGCAGGTTCACCTCATCGATGACCCGGTCTGGGCCGAGGCCACGCCCGATGAGGTCATCGCTGCCGTGAGACGGGACGAGAGCCTCAGCGTGGTCTTCATGGCCGACCGTGTGACCATGCAGTCCTCCGACCGTGCACTTCTAACCTGCGACGTCCGGGCCGAGGATGAGGACTTGGACCCGATGTACTACCAGGAGCTCATTGACACTCGGCCTCCTCGTGAGTTCCGTTCTGCTCCCGGCGCCGTACACGGCGTTCACGCGAATCTGTCGATCGCGAACATGGACTTTGAGGAGTTTGCCGAGATCGCGTCCGCCGACCCCGTGGGCGTGCTGAGACCCTTGTAG
- a CDS encoding DUF6193 family natural product biosynthesis protein, producing the protein MTDIVEAAWHKILATAGESSRPEGAPLLGPFTEMVRVAHAEPQLRQLYPWTGMWELHFSRCTEIRPTWDIPYIGTLGDGRYYVEGPSRSSPRIAETDSAQAAVAMVIDQLPPHCGPAFIGSAEELAAHERARDNR; encoded by the coding sequence ATGACCGACATCGTCGAAGCTGCCTGGCACAAGATCCTGGCCACCGCCGGCGAGTCCTCCCGGCCGGAGGGCGCGCCGCTCCTGGGACCGTTCACCGAGATGGTGCGGGTGGCGCATGCCGAGCCCCAACTGCGTCAGCTCTACCCGTGGACCGGTATGTGGGAGCTGCACTTCAGCAGGTGCACGGAGATCCGCCCCACCTGGGACATCCCCTACATCGGCACTCTGGGAGACGGCCGGTACTACGTCGAGGGGCCGAGCCGGAGCAGCCCGCGGATCGCCGAGACAGACAGCGCGCAGGCCGCCGTAGCGATGGTCATCGATCAACTGCCGCCACACTGCGGTCCGGCCTTCATCGGCAGCGCGGAGGAACTGGCCGCTCATGAGAGGGCGCGCGACAACAGGTAG